In a single window of the Nicotiana tomentosiformis chromosome 10, ASM39032v3, whole genome shotgun sequence genome:
- the LOC104092595 gene encoding 70 kDa peptidyl-prolyl isomerase-like isoform X1, producing the protein MAACNSEKSDKVNFETEIHWELPETVIGKEGLRKKILQKGNSWKTPLPGDEIQVHYNVKIEDGEILDSSHDKGKPFEFKLGQGEVIKGWDEGIATMKKSERAIFTIPPNLAYGETGSPPLIPPNSTLVFDIELVSWNSVRDITGDGGILKKIIKEGEGWATPKDVDEVLVKYIASSADGKTLSSSDDGVEFSLLDGYLYPAMTKSVKTMRKGEIAELTVKPAYYFDGVENGMQPNLNLTIHLELISWKTVVDVTGDKKVLKKLIKAGEGYDRPNEGSLVKVVYIGKLQDGTVFERKGLSDEDPFEYVCLEGQFNEGLDRAIMTMRKGEEAIVTISSDYFHDCQVKDVLATADLELYEIKLVDFNKEKPFWKMDTKEKVEACDKIKKDGNVLFKEGKFQCASRKYEKALKFIQFDHSFNSDEKCQSNTLRLSCYLNNAACKLKIGEHQEASKLCSKVIEYDPCNVKALFRRAQAYLRINELEKAEIDITKALEVDPNNSRDVKLMYKELKKKQKQYTQHEVEIFSTMLSRLA; encoded by the exons atggcaGCTTGTAATTCTGAGAAAAGCGACAAAGTGAACTTTGAAACAGAAATTCATTGGGAATTACCAGAGACAGTAATTGGGAAAGAAGGCTTGAGAAAAAAGATTCTGCAAAAGGGTAATTCTTGGAAGACACCATTACCCGGTGATGAAATCCAAG TTCATTATAATGTGAAAATAGAAGATGGGGAGATTCTTGATTCAAGCCATGACAAAGGAAAACCTTTTGAATTCAAGCTAGGACAAG GTGAAGTTATTAAAGGATGGGATGAAGGAATTGCTACAATGAAAAAGAGTGAAAGAGCAATATTCACAATTCCACCAAATTTGGCATATGGAGAAACTGGTTCTCCTCCTCTAATTCCTCCCAATTCAACACTTGTTTTTGACATTGAATTGGTCTCTTGGAATTCAGTTAGAGATATCACTGGAGATGGAGgaatattgaagaaaataataaagGAAGGTGAAGGGTGGGCTACACCTAAAGATGTAGATGAAGTATTAG TGAAGTATATAGCAAGCTCTGCGGATGGAAAAACTCTGTCAAGCTCTGATGATGGTGTGGAGTTTTCTTTATTGGATG GTTACCTCTATCCAGCCATGACAAAATCTGTAAAGACAATGAGAAAAGGAGAAATAGCTGAGTTAACTGTGAAACCAGCTT ATTATTTTGATGGTGTTGAAAATGGAATGCAACCAAATTTGAATTTGACCATTCATCTTGAGCTGATTTCTTGGAAAACTGTTGTTGATGTTACTGGAGATAAGAAGGTTCTTAAGAAGTTAATTAAGGCTGGTGAAGGCTATGATCGTCCTAATGAAGGATCCCTTGTAAAAG TGGTTTATATTGGAAAGCTACAAGATGGGACTGTATTTGAAAGGAAAGGATTATCAGACGAAGACCCCTTTGAATATGTATGTTTAGAAG GGCAATTCAATGAGGGTTTAGATAGAGCTATCATGACaatgagaaaaggagaagaagCAATAGTTACAATCAGCTCGGACTATTTTCATGATTGTCAAGTAAAAGATGTATTAGCTACTGCAGATTTAGAGCTTTATGAGATCAAATTGGTTGATTTCAACAAG GAGAAACCATTTTGGAAGATGGACACAAAAGAGAAAGTTGAAGCATGTGATAAAATTAAGAAGGACGGAAATGTACTATTCAAAGAAGGGAAGTTTCAATGTGCCTCAAGGAAGTATGAGA AGGCATTGAAATTCATCCAGTTTGATCACTCATTTAACAGCGATGAAAAGTGCCAATCAAATACTTTGCGATTATCGTGTTATTTGAATAATGCTGCTTGTAAGTTGAAGATTGGAGAGCATCAAGAAGCCTCAAAACTATGTAGCAAG GTTATAGAGTATGATCCTTGCAATGTGAAAGCTCTCTTTAGAAGGGCTCAAGCATACCTAAGAATCAATGAACTGGAAAAGGCTGAAATTGATATTACAAAAGCTCTTGAAGTTGATCCAAACAACAG CAGAGATGTGAAGCTCATGTACAAAGAGCtgaagaagaagcagaagcaATATACACAACATGAAGTTGAAATTTTTAGCACCATGCTTTCAAGGTTGGCCTAG
- the LOC104092595 gene encoding 70 kDa peptidyl-prolyl isomerase-like isoform X2, translating to MAACNSEKSDKVNFETEIHWELPETVIGKEGLRKKILQKGNSWKTPLPGDEIQVHYNVKIEDGEILDSSHDKGKPFEFKLGQGEVIKGWDEGIATMKKSERAIFTIPPNLAYGETGSPPLIPPNSTLVFDIELVSWNSVRDITGDGGILKKIIKEGEGWATPKDVDEVLVKYIASSADGKTLSSSDDGVEFSLLDGYLYPAMTKSVKTMRKGEIAELTVKPAYYFDGVENGMQPNLNLTIHLELISWKTVVDVTGDKKVLKKLIKAGEGYDRPNEGSLVKVVYIGKLQDGTVFERKGLSDEDPFEYVCLEGQFNEGLDRAIMTMRKGEEAIVTISSDYFHDCQVKDVLATADLELYEIKLVDFNKEKPFWKMDTKEKVEACDKIKKDGNVLFKEGKFQCASRKYEKALKFIQFDHSFNSDEKCQSNTLRLSCYLNNAACKLKIGEHQEASKLCSKVIEYDPCNVKALFRRAQAYLRINELEKAEIDITKALEVDPNNRDVKLMYKELKKKQKQYTQHEVEIFSTMLSRLA from the exons atggcaGCTTGTAATTCTGAGAAAAGCGACAAAGTGAACTTTGAAACAGAAATTCATTGGGAATTACCAGAGACAGTAATTGGGAAAGAAGGCTTGAGAAAAAAGATTCTGCAAAAGGGTAATTCTTGGAAGACACCATTACCCGGTGATGAAATCCAAG TTCATTATAATGTGAAAATAGAAGATGGGGAGATTCTTGATTCAAGCCATGACAAAGGAAAACCTTTTGAATTCAAGCTAGGACAAG GTGAAGTTATTAAAGGATGGGATGAAGGAATTGCTACAATGAAAAAGAGTGAAAGAGCAATATTCACAATTCCACCAAATTTGGCATATGGAGAAACTGGTTCTCCTCCTCTAATTCCTCCCAATTCAACACTTGTTTTTGACATTGAATTGGTCTCTTGGAATTCAGTTAGAGATATCACTGGAGATGGAGgaatattgaagaaaataataaagGAAGGTGAAGGGTGGGCTACACCTAAAGATGTAGATGAAGTATTAG TGAAGTATATAGCAAGCTCTGCGGATGGAAAAACTCTGTCAAGCTCTGATGATGGTGTGGAGTTTTCTTTATTGGATG GTTACCTCTATCCAGCCATGACAAAATCTGTAAAGACAATGAGAAAAGGAGAAATAGCTGAGTTAACTGTGAAACCAGCTT ATTATTTTGATGGTGTTGAAAATGGAATGCAACCAAATTTGAATTTGACCATTCATCTTGAGCTGATTTCTTGGAAAACTGTTGTTGATGTTACTGGAGATAAGAAGGTTCTTAAGAAGTTAATTAAGGCTGGTGAAGGCTATGATCGTCCTAATGAAGGATCCCTTGTAAAAG TGGTTTATATTGGAAAGCTACAAGATGGGACTGTATTTGAAAGGAAAGGATTATCAGACGAAGACCCCTTTGAATATGTATGTTTAGAAG GGCAATTCAATGAGGGTTTAGATAGAGCTATCATGACaatgagaaaaggagaagaagCAATAGTTACAATCAGCTCGGACTATTTTCATGATTGTCAAGTAAAAGATGTATTAGCTACTGCAGATTTAGAGCTTTATGAGATCAAATTGGTTGATTTCAACAAG GAGAAACCATTTTGGAAGATGGACACAAAAGAGAAAGTTGAAGCATGTGATAAAATTAAGAAGGACGGAAATGTACTATTCAAAGAAGGGAAGTTTCAATGTGCCTCAAGGAAGTATGAGA AGGCATTGAAATTCATCCAGTTTGATCACTCATTTAACAGCGATGAAAAGTGCCAATCAAATACTTTGCGATTATCGTGTTATTTGAATAATGCTGCTTGTAAGTTGAAGATTGGAGAGCATCAAGAAGCCTCAAAACTATGTAGCAAG GTTATAGAGTATGATCCTTGCAATGTGAAAGCTCTCTTTAGAAGGGCTCAAGCATACCTAAGAATCAATGAACTGGAAAAGGCTGAAATTGATATTACAAAAGCTCTTGAAGTTGATCCAAACAACAG AGATGTGAAGCTCATGTACAAAGAGCtgaagaagaagcagaagcaATATACACAACATGAAGTTGAAATTTTTAGCACCATGCTTTCAAGGTTGGCCTAG